In Salinarimonas sp., a genomic segment contains:
- a CDS encoding RloB family protein: MARGGARSLSRRPPRREPRVKIMIFCEGAVTEPDYLGRFAAEVGIKLLFGQKGGKPAELVEAAIAARRAARTDGFAGAHEIWAVFDRDDHPHIPELRRRAAENDVRVAFSEPCFEVWALLHFVDGAGPMTSPEAIERICAHQPSYRREKRLDYDTLRPNHDAAVIRAERLRAARAQDGGTNPYTDVDVLLDLIRKNGRR, translated from the coding sequence ATGGCTAGGGGCGGCGCGCGCTCGCTGTCGCGTCGGCCGCCACGCCGCGAGCCGCGGGTCAAGATCATGATCTTCTGCGAGGGCGCGGTGACGGAGCCCGATTATCTCGGTCGATTCGCCGCGGAGGTCGGGATCAAGCTCCTGTTCGGGCAGAAGGGCGGCAAGCCCGCCGAGCTGGTCGAGGCGGCGATCGCGGCCCGCCGGGCGGCGCGAACCGACGGCTTCGCCGGCGCGCACGAGATCTGGGCCGTGTTCGACCGCGACGACCACCCGCACATCCCCGAGCTGCGCCGCCGGGCGGCGGAGAACGACGTCCGCGTCGCCTTTTCGGAGCCTTGCTTCGAGGTCTGGGCGCTGCTGCACTTCGTCGACGGCGCCGGGCCGATGACCTCGCCCGAGGCGATCGAGCGCATCTGCGCGCACCAGCCGAGCTATCGCCGGGAAAAGCGTCTCGACTACGACACGCTCCGCCCGAACCACGACGCCGCCGTCATCCGCGCCGAGCGCCTGCGCGCCGCCCGCGCGCAGGACGGCGGCACGAACCCCTACACAGATGTCGACGTCCTCCTCGATCTCATCCGCAAGAACGGCCGGCGCTGA
- a CDS encoding DUF3422 domain-containing protein — MGRMNGELEAHPLRARVLAEVHARPFAPVETPKRILHYAFMTDGEAAQRDREALSAFCASLGLEGPPANAKHHRVAFSGTLLRWESHSEFTTYSWEFGDASVSDAPTPQPFRPAADGLQGVMSLVPQPGPLMVSIDLHLVPAASVPNGPQAIFAETHLAASTVENGVATVATDFRTDAHGFVRILVVDDRMERAQAGAIIQRVLEIETYRTLTLLGLPEAQAIGPSVRRIETELPRVMDAMERSDGLENNRQLLDRITRLAAELETGAAGALFRFGATRAYSELVRIRLAALEEKALPGFDSWSEFLDRRLQPAIRTCSSMEERQANLSRKLTRAAQLLRTRIDIELESQNRDLLRAMNERARIQLRLQQTVEGLSAAAITYYITGLIFYVLRGLKEGGVAWLNPYVGAAIAVPLVLIGILLLVRRLRRRHMDEEAAEEAAIRDAVARERRRDAKASEREDTTS, encoded by the coding sequence ATGGGGCGCATGAACGGGGAGCTCGAGGCCCATCCCTTGCGCGCGCGGGTGCTGGCGGAGGTGCATGCGCGCCCGTTCGCGCCCGTCGAGACCCCCAAGCGCATCCTGCACTACGCCTTCATGACCGACGGCGAGGCGGCGCAGCGCGACCGCGAGGCGCTGTCCGCCTTCTGCGCCTCGCTCGGGCTCGAGGGCCCGCCGGCCAACGCCAAGCACCACCGGGTGGCGTTCTCAGGCACGCTGCTGCGCTGGGAGAGCCATTCCGAGTTCACCACCTATTCCTGGGAGTTCGGCGACGCGAGCGTCTCCGACGCGCCGACGCCGCAGCCCTTCCGGCCCGCGGCGGACGGCCTCCAGGGGGTGATGAGCCTCGTGCCCCAGCCGGGGCCCCTGATGGTCTCGATCGACCTGCATCTCGTCCCGGCCGCCAGTGTCCCGAACGGGCCGCAGGCGATCTTCGCCGAGACGCACCTCGCCGCCTCCACCGTGGAGAACGGCGTCGCCACGGTGGCGACCGACTTCCGCACCGACGCCCACGGCTTCGTGCGCATCCTCGTCGTCGACGACCGCATGGAGCGCGCCCAGGCCGGCGCGATCATCCAGCGCGTGCTCGAAATCGAGACCTACCGCACGCTCACCCTGCTCGGCCTGCCGGAGGCGCAGGCGATCGGCCCCTCGGTCCGCAGGATCGAGACCGAGCTGCCGCGCGTGATGGACGCGATGGAGCGCTCGGACGGGCTGGAGAACAACCGCCAGCTCCTCGACCGGATCACCCGGCTCGCGGCCGAGCTCGAGACCGGCGCCGCCGGCGCGCTGTTCCGCTTCGGCGCGACGCGAGCCTATTCGGAGCTCGTGCGCATCCGCCTCGCCGCGCTGGAGGAAAAGGCGCTGCCGGGCTTCGATTCCTGGTCGGAATTCCTCGATCGGCGCCTGCAGCCGGCGATCCGCACCTGTTCCTCCATGGAGGAGCGCCAGGCCAACCTCTCGCGCAAGCTCACCCGCGCCGCGCAGCTGCTGCGCACGCGCATCGACATCGAGCTGGAGAGCCAGAACCGCGACCTCCTGCGCGCCATGAACGAGCGCGCGCGCATCCAGCTGCGCCTCCAGCAGACCGTCGAGGGGCTGTCCGCGGCGGCCATCACGTACTACATCACCGGGCTGATCTTCTACGTCCTGCGGGGCTTGAAGGAAGGCGGCGTCGCGTGGCTGAACCCGTATGTCGGCGCGGCGATCGCGGTGCCGCTGGTGCTGATCGGCATCCTCCTCCTGGTGCGGCGGCTGCGGCGTCGCCACATGGACGAGGAGGCCGCCGAGGAGGCGGCGATCCGCGACGCCGTCGCGCGCGAGCGCCGGCGCGACGCAAAGGCGAGCGAGCGAGAGGACACGACGTCATGA
- a CDS encoding YbaB/EbfC family nucleoid-associated protein gives MKDLMGLMKQAQAMQEKMQAVQAELEEMVVEGQAGGGAVVVRLSGKGALKGVTIDPSLMVPDEKEILEDLIVAAANDARAKSERETQERMSELTKGLPLPPGMKLF, from the coding sequence ATGAAGGATCTGATGGGGCTCATGAAGCAGGCCCAGGCCATGCAGGAGAAGATGCAGGCCGTGCAGGCCGAGCTGGAGGAAATGGTGGTCGAGGGGCAGGCTGGCGGCGGCGCCGTCGTCGTGCGCCTCTCCGGCAAGGGCGCGCTCAAGGGCGTGACCATCGACCCCTCGCTGATGGTGCCCGACGAGAAGGAGATCCTCGAGGACCTCATCGTCGCCGCGGCGAACGACGCCCGCGCCAAGTCCGAGCGCGAGACCCAGGAGCGCATGTCCGAGCTCACCAAGGGCCTGCCGCTGCCGCCCGGCATGAAGCTGTTCTGA
- a CDS encoding WD40 repeat domain-containing protein, which yields MTDAAPSLVDLVRPVETGAHVTAIAFLGEVAAFALGDGGVHLWRGGESHRVEAHPDGSVLSAACDGERLVTGGDDGRVAVTGPDGSTRTFAEAGAFAWIDALALHKDGGVAWSAGRRVFARDPKGKEKTLETPSTVRGLAFAPKGYRLAVAHVDGATLWFPNLETAPERLEWKGAHLDVVWSPDGRFVVTSMQENALHGWRLQPDKGHMRMSGYPGKTRSLSWTHDGKWLATSGADAVILWPFDSKEGPTGKQPRECGVRPAQVSRVACHPEAPVVAAGFQDGAILLIRLSDASELLVRPAVKGSGITALAWDAKGRQLAFGAKDGAGGVLALP from the coding sequence ATGACAGACGCCGCGCCCTCCCTCGTCGATCTCGTGCGGCCGGTCGAGACCGGCGCGCACGTCACCGCAATCGCCTTTTTGGGCGAGGTCGCCGCCTTCGCGCTGGGGGACGGCGGCGTGCATCTCTGGAGAGGGGGCGAGAGCCACCGCGTCGAGGCGCATCCGGACGGCTCCGTGCTCTCGGCGGCCTGCGACGGCGAGCGCCTCGTCACCGGCGGCGACGACGGGCGCGTCGCGGTCACCGGGCCGGACGGCTCGACGCGCACCTTCGCCGAAGCCGGCGCCTTCGCCTGGATCGACGCGCTCGCGCTGCACAAGGACGGCGGCGTCGCCTGGTCGGCGGGGAGACGCGTCTTCGCCCGCGACCCGAAGGGCAAGGAGAAGACGCTCGAGACGCCCTCCACCGTGCGCGGCCTCGCCTTCGCGCCGAAGGGCTACCGGCTCGCCGTCGCGCATGTCGACGGCGCGACGCTCTGGTTTCCCAATCTGGAGACCGCGCCCGAGAGGCTCGAATGGAAGGGCGCGCATCTCGACGTCGTCTGGTCGCCGGACGGGCGCTTCGTCGTCACCTCGATGCAGGAGAACGCGCTGCACGGCTGGCGGTTGCAGCCGGACAAGGGCCACATGCGGATGTCGGGCTATCCCGGCAAGACGCGCTCGCTGTCGTGGACGCACGACGGCAAGTGGCTCGCCACCTCCGGGGCCGACGCCGTGATCCTCTGGCCCTTCGATTCGAAGGAGGGCCCGACCGGCAAGCAGCCGCGCGAATGCGGCGTGCGCCCGGCCCAGGTCTCCCGCGTGGCCTGCCATCCCGAGGCGCCGGTGGTGGCGGCGGGCTTCCAGGACGGGGCGATCCTGCTGATCCGGCTCTCGGACGCCTCCGAGCTCCTGGTGCGCCCGGCGGTGAAGGGGTCCGGGATCACGGCGCTCGCCTGGGACGCCAAGGGCCGGCAGCTCGCCTTCGGCGCCAAGGACGGCGCCGGCGGCGTCCTGGCGCTGCCCTGA
- a CDS encoding ATP-binding protein, which translates to MRPMQAPLDPRRAAPARRRATMVEARPQRNGEVARRGAGTGGGGVRRKCWTDDGGRANLSACLRIFRKVDLKTAFGASEEERAMLIRFGVANHKSIRDWQEISFVASSLKGGASQTIEAPGLKQRLLPAALIYGANASGKSNVLDALSEMRRHVVDSFRKNEPNGKIARAPFALTERNDAPTTFEVDLLLAGVRYTYGFDVGDRAFTREWLHAYPHGHRQVWFERDAEGPMRFGKGMKGANRAIEGFLRPNALFLSTAAQHGHWPTLSISDFFHDQVEIDFNDDEPGWLDHGLRKDQAERVIEFLSHADLGIDGFESAPNPSFDPTVVGLMPRKELIRFSHRGRDGARFALGLDQESRGTRQMISLGLDALRAIKRGCLMVLDELDASLHTDLALRIVSLFTDPRINTTGAQLIATTHDTNLLSSGVLRRDQVWFTEKDREGATTLFPLTDFRTRREDNIERGYLDGRFGAVPYLAPLEAFARGHEEEADG; encoded by the coding sequence ATGCGCCCCATGCAAGCTCCTCTCGACCCGCGCCGCGCCGCACCCGCGCGACGGCGCGCCACGATGGTCGAAGCGAGGCCGCAGCGCAATGGGGAAGTCGCGAGACGCGGCGCGGGGACGGGCGGGGGAGGGGTGCGGCGAAAGTGCTGGACGGACGACGGCGGGCGCGCCAATTTAAGCGCCTGTTTGCGGATTTTCCGCAAAGTCGACCTGAAAACCGCATTCGGGGCATCCGAGGAGGAACGGGCCATGTTGATCCGCTTCGGCGTCGCCAACCACAAGTCGATCCGCGACTGGCAGGAGATCTCCTTCGTCGCCTCCTCCCTGAAGGGCGGCGCCAGCCAGACGATCGAGGCGCCCGGCCTGAAGCAGCGGCTCCTGCCCGCCGCCCTGATCTACGGCGCGAACGCCTCGGGGAAGTCGAACGTGCTCGACGCGCTCTCGGAGATGCGCCGGCACGTTGTGGACTCGTTCCGCAAGAACGAGCCGAACGGGAAGATCGCCCGCGCCCCCTTCGCGCTGACGGAGCGCAACGACGCGCCGACGACCTTCGAGGTGGATCTGCTGCTCGCGGGCGTGCGCTACACCTACGGCTTCGACGTCGGCGACCGCGCCTTCACCCGCGAATGGCTCCACGCCTACCCGCACGGCCACCGGCAGGTCTGGTTCGAGCGCGACGCCGAGGGGCCGATGCGCTTCGGCAAGGGGATGAAGGGCGCGAACCGGGCGATCGAGGGGTTCCTGCGGCCGAACGCGTTGTTCTTGTCGACGGCGGCGCAGCATGGGCATTGGCCCACCCTGAGCATCTCCGACTTCTTCCACGACCAGGTTGAGATCGACTTCAATGACGACGAGCCTGGGTGGCTCGACCATGGCCTCCGCAAAGACCAGGCTGAGCGGGTTATCGAGTTCCTCTCGCATGCGGACCTCGGCATCGACGGCTTCGAGAGCGCGCCGAATCCAAGCTTCGATCCAACTGTTGTTGGCTTGATGCCGCGCAAGGAGCTGATCAGGTTCTCGCACCGAGGGAGAGACGGGGCGCGTTTCGCTCTAGGACTTGACCAGGAGAGCCGAGGAACACGTCAGATGATCTCGCTCGGCTTGGACGCCCTCCGAGCCATTAAGCGAGGCTGCTTGATGGTCCTGGATGAGCTCGACGCCAGCCTCCACACCGACCTCGCGCTCCGCATCGTCTCGCTCTTCACCGATCCGCGCATCAACACGACGGGCGCCCAGCTCATCGCCACCACCCACGACACCAACCTTCTGTCCTCCGGCGTCCTGCGCCGCGACCAGGTCTGGTTCACCGAGAAGGACCGGGAGGGTGCGACGACGCTGTTCCCGCTGACCGACTTCCGCACGCGGCGGGAGGACAACATCGAGCGCGGCTATCTCGACGGCCGCTTCGGCGCGGTGCCCTATCTCGCGCCGCTGGAGGCCTTCGCCCGCGGACACGAGGAGGAGGCGGATGGCTAG
- the leuB gene encoding 3-isopropylmalate dehydrogenase, whose amino-acid sequence MATHKLLLLPGDGIGPEVMAEVEKIVAWFGRAGLASFETERDLVGGAAYDAHGKAISEDAMARAQAADAVLFGAVGGPKWADVPYEARPEAGLLRLRKDLGLFANLRPAICYPALADASALKRELVEGLDLMIVRELTGGVYFGEPKEIVTLENGQKRAVDTQLYTTGEIERIARVAFELAKKRRNKVSSAEKHNVMKSGVLWKQVVTAVHKAEYPEVELEHVLADNCAMQLVRFPKQYDVIVCDNLFGDILSDVAAMLTGSLGMLPSASLGAEDPATGKRKALYEPVHGSAPDIAGRGLANPLAMIGSLAMCLRYSFGLGEAADRLEGAITDVLASGVRTKDLAAPGANAVSTADMGDAIVSALERM is encoded by the coding sequence ATGGCCACGCACAAGCTCCTCCTCCTCCCCGGCGACGGGATCGGCCCCGAGGTGATGGCGGAGGTCGAGAAGATCGTGGCGTGGTTCGGCCGCGCGGGCCTCGCCTCCTTCGAGACCGAGCGCGACCTCGTCGGCGGCGCCGCCTACGACGCCCACGGCAAGGCGATCTCCGAGGACGCCATGGCGCGCGCCCAGGCCGCGGACGCCGTCCTGTTCGGCGCGGTGGGCGGGCCGAAATGGGCGGACGTGCCCTACGAAGCCCGCCCAGAGGCGGGACTCCTGCGGCTTCGCAAGGATCTCGGCCTGTTCGCCAACCTGCGCCCGGCGATCTGCTACCCGGCGCTCGCCGATGCTTCGGCGCTCAAGCGCGAGCTCGTCGAGGGCCTCGACCTGATGATCGTGCGCGAGCTCACCGGCGGCGTCTATTTCGGCGAGCCGAAGGAGATCGTCACGCTCGAGAACGGCCAGAAGCGCGCCGTCGACACCCAGCTCTACACGACGGGCGAGATCGAGCGGATCGCGCGCGTCGCCTTCGAGCTGGCCAAGAAGCGCCGCAACAAGGTCTCCTCGGCCGAGAAGCACAACGTGATGAAGTCCGGCGTCCTCTGGAAGCAGGTCGTCACCGCCGTGCACAAGGCCGAGTATCCGGAGGTCGAGCTCGAGCACGTGCTCGCCGACAATTGTGCCATGCAGCTCGTACGCTTTCCGAAGCAGTACGACGTCATCGTCTGCGACAACCTGTTCGGCGACATCCTCTCCGACGTCGCGGCCATGCTGACGGGCTCGCTCGGCATGCTGCCCTCGGCGTCGCTCGGCGCCGAGGATCCCGCGACCGGCAAGCGCAAGGCGCTCTACGAGCCCGTGCACGGCTCGGCGCCGGACATCGCGGGCCGCGGCCTCGCCAACCCGCTCGCCATGATCGGCTCGCTCGCCATGTGCCTGCGCTATTCCTTCGGCCTCGGCGAGGCGGCGGATCGGCTCGAGGGCGCGATCACCGACGTGCTGGCGTCGGGCGTGCGCACCAAGGACCTCGCCGCCCCGGGCGCCAATGCCGTCTCCACCGCCGATATGGGCGACGCCATCGTGAGCGCCCTCGAACGGATGTGA
- a CDS encoding (Fe-S)-binding protein — MPAETAPAETKPAPKARPARPPRVGLFATCLVDLMRPSVGFAAVKLLEDAGCTVEVPSQTCCGQPAFNSGDRATARALAEQTIREFARFDYVVAPSGSCAGQIKRHFPELFADDPNWAPKAHALAAKTHELVSFLTDVMFVSQVDATFEGKVTYHDSCAGLRELGVRAQPRKLLASVDGLELVEMAETDVCCGFGGTFAVKYGEISDAIVDKKAQNIVASGAPTLLAGDLGCLMNMAGKLQREGREVKVRHVAEVLAGMTDEPPIGER, encoded by the coding sequence ATGCCCGCCGAGACCGCTCCCGCCGAGACGAAGCCCGCACCCAAGGCGAGGCCCGCGCGCCCGCCGCGGGTCGGCCTGTTCGCCACCTGCCTCGTCGACCTGATGCGGCCCTCCGTCGGCTTCGCGGCGGTGAAGCTCTTGGAGGACGCCGGCTGCACGGTGGAGGTTCCCTCCCAGACCTGCTGCGGCCAGCCGGCCTTCAATTCGGGCGATCGCGCCACGGCGCGGGCCCTGGCGGAGCAGACGATCCGGGAATTCGCGCGCTTCGACTACGTCGTCGCGCCGTCGGGCTCCTGCGCCGGGCAGATCAAGCGGCACTTCCCCGAGCTCTTCGCCGACGACCCGAACTGGGCGCCCAAGGCGCATGCGCTGGCGGCGAAGACGCACGAGCTCGTCTCCTTCCTCACCGACGTGATGTTCGTCTCGCAGGTCGACGCGACGTTCGAGGGCAAGGTGACCTATCACGACAGTTGCGCGGGCCTGCGCGAGCTCGGCGTGCGGGCTCAGCCCCGCAAGCTGCTCGCCAGCGTCGACGGCCTCGAGCTCGTCGAGATGGCCGAGACCGACGTCTGCTGCGGCTTCGGCGGCACCTTCGCGGTGAAGTACGGCGAGATCTCCGACGCCATCGTCGACAAGAAGGCGCAGAACATCGTCGCCTCGGGCGCGCCGACGCTGCTCGCCGGCGATCTCGGCTGCCTGATGAACATGGCGGGCAAGCTCCAGCGCGAGGGCCGGGAGGTGAAGGTCCGCCACGTCGCCGAGGTGCTCGCCGGCATGACCGACGAGCCCCCCATCGGCGAGCGCTGA
- a CDS encoding DUF2937 family protein, giving the protein MALARIAAMGMGLAGALAASQGPEFAQQYAQRLGGAIDELETVVARFDESAAKAGLAREEALARLAENPERLVRSQGESASLAAARLERLRADAARLDEAGDFDRVITLMRVADAEIARNAYLAYRPAVPVTSEGLLAAGLGFALLWLLTFGAAKGTKHAGRKGAAMVRARLAKRRDATGTGPFKTWRSEDA; this is encoded by the coding sequence ATGGCGCTCGCGCGCATCGCCGCCATGGGCATGGGCCTCGCCGGCGCTCTCGCGGCCTCGCAGGGGCCGGAATTCGCGCAGCAATACGCCCAGCGCCTCGGCGGCGCCATCGACGAGCTCGAGACCGTGGTCGCGCGCTTCGACGAGAGCGCGGCCAAGGCCGGCCTCGCGCGCGAGGAGGCGCTGGCCCGCCTCGCCGAGAACCCGGAGCGTCTCGTGCGCAGCCAGGGCGAGAGCGCGAGCCTCGCCGCCGCGCGGCTGGAGCGGCTGCGCGCCGACGCGGCGCGGCTCGATGAGGCCGGAGACTTCGATCGGGTGATCACCCTCATGCGCGTGGCGGATGCGGAGATCGCCCGAAACGCCTACCTCGCCTACAGGCCGGCCGTGCCGGTGACCTCGGAGGGCCTCCTCGCCGCGGGTCTCGGTTTCGCTCTGCTGTGGCTCCTCACCTTCGGCGCGGCCAAGGGCACGAAGCATGCCGGCCGCAAGGGCGCGGCCATGGTCCGCGCGCGCCTCGCCAAGCGGCGCGACGCAACGGGAACGGGGCCGTTCAAGACCTGGCGGAGCGAGGACGCCTGA
- the recR gene encoding recombination mediator RecR, with protein MARGVAGPEIERLIQLLARLPGLGPRSARRAALGLLQKREGLLAPLAEAMRVAAERVVACSTCGNIDTTDPCAICADPSRDPSIIVVVEDVSDLWALERAGALHARYHVLGGVLSALDGIGPEQLTVAGLLARAQDATVREVIIALPATVDGQTTAHYLGEALSGLPVKVTRLAHGVPVGGELDYLDEGTLSAALKRRTAV; from the coding sequence ATGGCCCGTGGCGTCGCCGGCCCCGAGATCGAGCGGCTGATCCAGCTTCTCGCACGCCTGCCGGGGCTCGGGCCCCGGTCGGCGCGCCGCGCCGCGCTCGGCCTCCTGCAGAAGCGCGAGGGTCTCCTCGCGCCCCTCGCCGAGGCGATGCGCGTCGCCGCCGAGCGCGTCGTCGCCTGCTCGACCTGCGGCAACATCGACACCACCGACCCCTGCGCCATCTGCGCCGACCCCAGCCGCGACCCGTCCATCATCGTGGTGGTGGAGGACGTCTCGGATCTCTGGGCGCTGGAGCGCGCCGGCGCGCTGCACGCCCGATACCACGTGCTCGGCGGCGTGCTCTCGGCGCTGGACGGGATCGGCCCGGAGCAGCTGACCGTCGCGGGCCTCCTCGCCCGCGCGCAGGACGCGACCGTGCGCGAGGTGATCATCGCGCTGCCCGCCACCGTCGACGGGCAGACGACCGCGCACTACCTCGGCGAGGCGCTCTCCGGCCTGCCCGTCAAGGTCACCCGCCTCGCCCACGGCGTGCCGGTGGGCGGCGAGCTCGATTATCTCGACGAGGGGACGCTGTCGGCGGCGCTGAAGCGAAGGACGGCGGTGTAG
- a CDS encoding glutathione S-transferase, with protein sequence MMELWGRTNSVNVQKVIWLLEELALPYRRIDAGGAFGVVDTPAYRTLNPNGRVPTLVDGEVVLWESNAILRYLALKTAAHGLYPEDPADRGRIERWMDWTLSTVGGAMHGMFWGLVRTPPEKRDPDAIERSRAASESCWRLLDAHLTGREHLEAGRFTLADIPLGCYVHRWYAMPEIERPDLPYLRAWYEGLLARPAYAQHVAQPLT encoded by the coding sequence ATGATGGAGCTTTGGGGACGCACGAACTCGGTCAACGTGCAGAAGGTGATCTGGCTGCTCGAGGAGCTCGCCCTGCCCTACCGGCGCATCGACGCCGGCGGCGCCTTCGGGGTCGTCGACACGCCGGCCTACCGCACGCTCAACCCGAACGGCAGGGTCCCGACCCTGGTCGACGGCGAGGTCGTGCTGTGGGAATCCAACGCGATCCTGCGCTATCTCGCCCTGAAGACGGCGGCGCACGGCCTCTACCCCGAGGATCCGGCCGATCGCGGCCGCATCGAGCGCTGGATGGACTGGACGCTCTCGACCGTCGGCGGCGCGATGCACGGGATGTTCTGGGGTCTCGTGCGCACGCCACCCGAGAAGCGCGACCCGGATGCGATCGAGCGCTCCCGCGCCGCGTCCGAGAGCTGCTGGCGGCTTCTCGACGCGCATCTGACCGGCCGCGAGCACCTGGAAGCCGGCCGCTTCACCCTCGCCGACATCCCGCTCGGGTGCTACGTCCACCGCTGGTACGCGATGCCGGAGATCGAGCGGCCCGACCTGCCCTACCTCCGCGCCTGGTACGAGGGCCTCCTCGCCCGGCCGGCCTATGCCCAGCACGTGGCGCAGCCGCTGACCTGA
- the murA gene encoding UDP-N-acetylglucosamine 1-carboxyvinyltransferase, with translation MDRILITGGAPLSGTLPISGAKNAALPLMIASLLTGDTLELANVPRLADVQLLLRILGNHGVDHTVVGRRPGETAETGQTLRLCASTVIDTTAPYELVSRMRASFWVIAPLLARFGEARVSLPGGCAIGTRPVDLLIEALERLGAQIDIEAGYVVAKTPRGLKGAEIVFPKVTVSGTHVALMAATLAHGTTVIENAAREPEIVDVAECLIKMGAKISGHGTSQIVVEGVPRLGGARHEVVPDRIETGTYAMAVAMAGGDVLLENARAPLLQSALDTLVRAGVTVEPTNTGVRIARNGAGLAPVDVTTEPFPGFPTDLQAQLMALMTRATGSSRIRETIFENRFMHVQELARLGARIRLDGDLATVEGVERLRGAPVMATDLRASVSLVIAGLVAEGETTINRVYHLDRGFEALETKLGRCGAQIERIRA, from the coding sequence ATGGATCGCATCCTCATCACAGGCGGCGCGCCGCTTTCCGGGACCCTGCCGATCTCGGGGGCGAAGAACGCCGCGCTGCCGCTGATGATCGCGAGCCTGCTGACGGGAGACACGCTCGAGCTCGCCAACGTGCCGCGGCTCGCCGACGTGCAGCTGCTCCTGCGCATCCTCGGCAATCACGGCGTCGATCACACGGTGGTGGGCCGCCGCCCCGGCGAGACCGCCGAGACCGGGCAGACGCTGCGCCTGTGCGCCTCCACCGTCATCGACACGACGGCGCCCTACGAGCTGGTCTCGCGGATGCGCGCCTCGTTCTGGGTGATCGCGCCGCTGCTCGCCCGCTTCGGCGAGGCGCGGGTCTCGCTGCCGGGCGGCTGCGCCATCGGCACGCGGCCGGTGGACCTGCTGATCGAGGCGCTGGAGCGGCTCGGCGCGCAGATCGACATCGAGGCCGGCTACGTCGTGGCGAAGACGCCCAGGGGGCTGAAGGGCGCGGAGATCGTCTTCCCGAAGGTGACCGTGTCCGGCACCCACGTCGCGCTGATGGCGGCGACGCTCGCCCACGGCACGACGGTGATCGAGAACGCCGCGCGCGAGCCCGAAATCGTCGACGTCGCCGAGTGCCTGATCAAGATGGGCGCGAAGATCTCCGGCCACGGCACGTCGCAGATCGTGGTGGAGGGCGTGCCGCGCCTCGGCGGGGCCCGCCACGAGGTGGTGCCCGACCGCATCGAGACCGGCACCTACGCCATGGCGGTGGCCATGGCCGGCGGCGACGTGCTGCTCGAGAACGCCCGCGCGCCGCTCCTGCAGAGCGCGCTCGACACGCTGGTGCGGGCGGGCGTCACGGTGGAGCCGACGAATACGGGCGTGCGCATCGCCCGCAACGGCGCCGGCCTCGCACCCGTCGACGTGACGACCGAGCCCTTCCCGGGCTTCCCCACCGATCTCCAGGCGCAGCTGATGGCGCTGATGACGCGGGCGACGGGCTCCTCGCGCATTCGCGAGACCATCTTCGAGAACCGCTTCATGCATGTCCAGGAGCTCGCGCGGCTCGGCGCCCGCATCCGCCTCGACGGCGACCTCGCGACCGTCGAGGGCGTCGAGCGCCTGCGCGGCGCGCCGGTGATGGCGACCGACCTGCGCGCCTCGGTCTCCCTCGTCATCGCCGGCCTCGTCGCCGAGGGCGAGACCACGATCAACCGCGTCTACCACCTCGACCGCGGCTTCGAGGCGCTGGAGACCAAGCTCGGCCGCTGCGGCGCGCAGATCGAGCGCATCCGCGCCTGA